The genomic interval TGTTATTAGTGTTTTTGTAACTACTAAGCAGTCTAAAGAGAAGTTTTTAATTACTAAAGATCATTTAATAAAACTTTGCAATGACACACTTAATGGAAAACTTTCTCCTAACAATTTAAATACAATTTCATTTGCACTCATTACATCCGAATTTTTTCATTGGCAAGGAGAATCTAAAGACACAGAAATTATTGAAACTGTAATATACGACTGGGACAATCCCGATAATGGCTTTGATTTATCTCTTAAGAACATTGCACTTTGGAAAGAATACTTGATCTCTGGTGAATACAAACTTGATAAGTACGAACTAAAGAGGAAATTTTGAGATACTAAAAAGCATTCCTAAAAACGGCTTATAACATGGCATAGACTCTACACCGCCTAGCATCATCAATCATTCTCTTTAAATTTTTTCCCATAAAGACAAATTAATTTTTTAGTTTTGGCTGCTAATGATTTGGCGGTGCAGCGTCTATGCCAAAACCGTTATATGCCATATTAAAGACCGACACTAAAAATGACGAACAAAGACACATTTTCAAAACGACAAGGACTTTTTTCACTTAAAGAGAAAGAGATAACAGTTCGTGAAGACGCACCAGAAGGACTTCGTGGCTTTATAAAAATGGCTTATTACGACCTTAATAAAAATCCGTCTGACTTAAGAGCAATAACTTCAAGAGTTTTAAAAATTGCTCCTGACAGCAATAACTGGTCTGAATTTCCAAACATTGACTGGGAAGTTGGACAGCATTTAGACAGTTGCGAATGGTATTTAGTTTACGACATAATTGAAACGATAATTCAAAAACTAAATGCATCTGAAAAGACAACTTTTTCCAATGAAATAAACGAATACTTTATTGCTAACGGTATTGGTTGGAAAATTGTAAATGAACAAATAGAAACTCGTGGTGACGAAGTATTTGAAACCGCAGTTAAGACAGTTGTATCTGTTCTTGAAACCGCAAAACTTGAAACTGCAAAGACAGAAATAAAAGAAGCACTTATTGACCTATCAAGACGACCTTCGCCTGACCTTACTGGTGCAATTCAACATTCACTTGCTTGTTTAGAATGTTTAGCAAGAGAAGCAACTGGCGACAAAAAAGCAACATTAGGAGAGCTTATTAAAAAGCATCCAAACATTGTCCCAAAACCACTTGACATCGCAATTGAAAAAATTTGGGGCTTTACATCTGAACAAGGCAGACACTTACGAGAAGGACAAGCTCCCGAATATTTAGAAGCAGAATTAGTTGTTGAACTCTCCGCTGCTATTTCAACATATTTAGGAAAAAAACTTAGTGAGACAAACACTAAAGCAGAAGACGATGATTTACCATTCTGACAGAAGAAATACGGCATATAACAGCACATTTGCAATAGGCGGGATTACGTGCTCCGCAGACAGTTTTATAGTTGCAGAAAGTTTGTATCTTCGAATTATAATTTGTGGCGGAAATTCCCACCCATCGCAAATCTGCAATACGTTATCGCCAAGCTTATAAAAACTATTAGGGTCACATTTTCGAACAAAGTAAATAAATGAAAATACAAGCAAAAATATCTTTGAGTTTATTAATTTTTACATCATTCGCTAATTCGATGAAATGTCAAAATTTGAATATTGGCATAACTGCCAATTTAGGACTAAGTAAAGTCACATCTAATTTTCTAGTTTCAGACGATTACAAAGTAAAATACACATACTCCGGAAACATTGGCGTATTTATAGAAAAGGAAATAGGTAATAAGTCATCATTAGGAGCAGAAGTTCTATGGGTTCAAATTGGGGGAAAAGAAACGACGGATAACAAAATACTTACTGCATTTGATGGACAGGATTTAAAGGTAGTAGGTATCATTTCAGATGTAGCCAAATTAAATTCAAGTTATATTGCATTCCCCTTTTATTATCGAGTACAATTAAATAAAATCGGAATTAAAATTGGACTTCAAACAATGTTCTTCCTTTTTGCCAATTCCAGTTATGAGGCAACAGGAGAACTTAATGGCAAGCCATACTATGGTAAAAGCAATACAAGTGGAATCAAGTTTGATATCATCGACTTTGGACCTAAAATTGGAGTTGAATATAATTTAGGTATGAGCTTAAAACTTCGAGCAGATTATTATTTAGGGCTACCGGATATTACTTCGGACTCTTCTCCCTTCGAAAGAAAAAATCGACAAGGAAATCTTGGAATAAATTATCGATTCAATTTCAAAGAAAAGACTTCGCGAAAAGAAATAAGTTACGATTATAATTAAAAAAGCCTGGCGATAACATGGCATAAACGCTACACCGCCAAACATCAAAAATCATTCTCTTTTAATTTTTTTGGTAATGAAAAACTTATTTCTTATTTTTGGCTACTAATGGTTGGCGGTGCAGCGTCTATGCTAATCCGTTATGAGAGACCAGCCAGATGTTTATGTGACATGCTCTCATCTAATAAGATTATACAAATGGGTGTGAATTCAAAATTTAACAAGCCAATCAAAATATAAATACAACGATTTTAAAACGCAATATAGTGATGCAAACCAAACATAATTATACAAAATAATATACAATTTATAAATGAAAATGATTTTTGTGTGAGCATGTGAAATGGGTGTCGTAACAAATCTTGGCCTCTCATAACACAGCATAAACGCTACACCGCCAAGCATCAAAAATCATTTTCTTTTAATTTTTTTTGGCAATTAAGATATAATTTTTTAGTTTTGACTGCTATTCGTTTGGCAGTGCAACGTCTATGCCAAAACGTTACTGGACATCCCAAAAAGAAAATATAATTGGGATGCAAATATTACCAATTTATTAATCTATAAATACACAAATTAAATAGATGTTTTGTGTGAGTTCAAGCATATAATAAATTGAATAATAAACGTGATGAAAAGGGATGAGGATCGTGTGGGCTCCAAGGGTGTGATTTTAGGAAATTTATTTCCTAATACATAATAATGAATATTGAAAACTCACTTGACGTTGACTGGGACGTCCAGTAACACTAGCTTGACACAATGCCGCCAAAATTATTTATATTTGCCATCAACCATACGTTAATGCGGCACAGCGTCAAGCCAAATCCGTTATGCCCAACTTTAAAATATGCTTTTAATAAGATTTATAGCTTTTCTATTTGGTGGATTGGTCTTGACATTAATTGGATATTATCTAAGAAAGGAAAAGAAATTTTTGGGATTTACTTTTATGATTCTTGGTCTTTTTCTAATCTATACAATAACTATTGGTCCATTATCCAAGAGTAAGGATAGAATTTTAGCAATAACCAACATTGATTCTGTACAAGTTAAGAATATAAAACTTTTACCATCGCATGATAACCCCAAAAGAACAATTAATACAGAGATAATAATTAATGATAGGGATGAAATTAACCAACTATGTAAAGGATTGAATGGTGCTGTTGAAGAAGGAGAAGGGTTTTTAAAATCCCCAGAATGGCAATGTATAATAGTAGTCGAATTGAATTCAAATGAACAATTAAAATTTGGAGTAAACAGAATAGATGAAGTAACTGGATTGAATGTTTCCTCCAATGGAGAATCGGGCTGGCATTATGGCAACCTTAGGGCTGATGAATTCGGGAGGAGAATCGGAAACATCGTGAAATAAAAAGCTGGCCATAACAGGCTATACACTCTACCCCGCCTACATCTTTATGATTCTCTTTTAATTTTTTCGGTAAGTAAAAATTATTTTTTACTTTTGGATGCCAAGCGATTGGCGGGGCAGCGTGTATAGCCAATCCGTTACTGGCCATCTAAGAAAGAAAACAAACATGACGCAAATCTTCCGTCGTCGTATTTGATTAAAATTCGCTTTTGGCTTGAAGACCAAAATGTTTGAATTAACATTTTTATATTCTCATTAACCCAACCAAAATAGAAAATTCACCTGTCATTTAATAAAAACTTTAGAATATGAAAATTTATCCAATCGTTATTCTATTTTTAATCTCATGCCATTGCAATAATGAAGATGAAATTATAAATCCTACCTTACCAAATTGCATTGAGAGTATAATTGCTAACAAAGCAATCTCAGGAGCATTACAAACAATACGTGCCCAAAAAGTAAATGGAAATATTCATTACTGGTTAAATACTGATTTTACACAATTTGATGGAGTGGAATACATTTTAAATACAAATTGTGATACAATATGCAGCTTTTGTGGAGAATGTTGGCCGGCAGATTGCACAAAGATTTATTGCGAAACATGGCAAATAATTTGGAAGAAATGAAATACATTGATAATTCCAATCAGTATTATTCATCACATCAAGCATGAATAGACGGCCAGTAACACTAGCTTGACACAATGCCGCCAAAATTATTTATATTTGCCATCAACCATACGTTAAGGCGGCACAGCGTCAAGCCAAATCCGTTACCTGCCATTTTAAATTTAATATTATGGACAAATTAATAGAAGAATGTAAAAGATTATCACTTTGTTCTAGCCTTGAAGATTCACAAGAAACCTTAGATGTTTTTATAGATTGTATATACCAATTAATTTTAAACCATCATAAAGATAAATTGAATAACCCGACAGAGGAAGAAGCCAAACTCGTCCTACAAATGATATTTTCTAAACTTTGTCATATTCGCAAACTGATTGATGGAGTGGATTATGTAAAAAATGGTAAATTTTATTTAAAAAAATTAGTTGATCCAACAATTATTGCTTGCTTGATTCGGAACTTATATGAAACCGTTTGTGCATTTCATGTAATTTTTATTTCACCCAAAAACAATGACGAACATATAATTATATACAAGTTATGGGTAATAGCAGGGCAATCATTTAGGCAAAGATTTGCATCAAATGTTCAATCTTCAACTAGCCAATCCAAACTTGATGAGGAACTCAAACAAATTCAGCAATTCAAAATTGATATTGAGAATAATAATAAGTATAAGCTTTTAAATCCAGCAGACAAAGACAAGATCCAAATTAAAATCAAAAGCAAAGACTATAAAATTTGGTTCGATGGAAATGAAGTTAAATTTTTAGATTGGAAAGATATTCCAGAATTAATGTCGTGCAAAGGATCCTATTTTGAGAATATGTATACTTACTTTTCCCTTTATTCTCATCCAAGCTTTGTTTCAGTATATCAATTTGCAGACTTATTTGATAAAGATAACAAAGATTTTCTTATGATGACAACATTTAATTTGAAATTTGCCTTTATTATTACAAGTATTTTTCTTGCCGATTACTTAAAACTATTTCCCACAAATTTGTCTGCTTTTGAAAAAATGGATATTCGAGATCAATTTGTGATTAACTTTTTCAACAAAAATATAAGAGGTGATGCTTTCTCGATTAATGACGTTAATAAAAGAATTGTAATTTAAATATGTTATGATTATAACACAACTTAAAAGTCATTATAAGTTGAAAGATAATCCTTAAAAATAAAAAGATTTTTTAACCTTTAAATTCAAAGCTTCTTAGCGCACCTAGGCAGCTCCCCCAGGGCCCTCCATAAGATATTTCAAAACTATCACCAATCCAATCAGGCCCTACTCTATAATTTTCTAATAACTTTTCTACTGCGTCAAAGTTCTCTCTAATATATGCCACTGTAATATGTGGAGTTTCACCCACAACATCCCAGTTCAACGGTTCTATCCATTTAGATACTTTTTCTTTTAATTGAAGTTTAAGATCAATTAAATAATCAGATTGTTCGGTATCAATGAAAAGGTAATTTCTTTTCGGTTTTTTCAAGTATGGAATTGATGATGATATTTTTATTGGTAACATTTTTTGAGAAAAGTGATAAACCTCATCCAAAACTGCTTCATAGTTTTTCTCGTTAGCTATAAAACCCATATAAAGAGTTAAATGAGGAATTTGGAAAGATTTTGGTGAAAAATCAACCCCACTCTTAGTAATTAATTGTATTTCCTTATTAAGCTGCATACAATAATTTGCTATTTCACCTCTTAAAGGGAAATGGATATTAATTTTTGAATGTTTATTACCGAAATTTTGATTCGGTTGATCATGTAATAAATCAATAAATCTACTTATCATTGCTAATTACTCAAATTTATTTTTTAATTCTTCTGAATCCTGTAAAACCTTAATAACACCTTTTGTTTGTTTTGGTTCTCTATTAGTAAAATAATAACCTTCCAATCTTTTAGGGCTTTCCTTTTCAAACAATTCAAGAATTGTAAAACCATAGAACGTTGCGGCTGGTATTTTTCTTTTTTCAATCTTGCCGCCATCTCCTTGCCATAGATAGCAAATCCAGAATTTTTGTTCTGCTAGATCTGAAGAAATTTCAACTAAATAACTTTGTGATTTTCCATTTCTAGAGTAAGTATAAACTTGCGCTTTTGACATACTTTGTGTAATTTCAATTACAAATGTATGCGGGTCTTCTTCTCCGTCACGGTCAAGAGTTCCTATCCATCGCCCTCTGAAATCCGGGGGAATATTAACTATTGTTCTATACTTTTGAATATATTTCCAATGCCATCCTTTTTTTTCTAAAATGAACCAGAGAATAGTTATCGGAAGCAGAATTAATGCATAATGAATCAATATTTCACCTAGTTTTTTGAAATCTGCAATATGCAAGACTAGTAAAATTATTGCAAAAATGAATATACTTCCTAATGCGGAAGTAGTTATAAGTGGTTTTATTTTAAGCCTGTAGGGAATCATAACTATTTGATCAATTTAAACACTAATCAGAATGTATGCATTAGCGTTGTAAATATACGAATTTACTTTTTCTTTATAGCCGATTTTTACAAACTAATTTTATAGCCAATGTACAACTGGCAAACAGCATTAAGATAAACAGCAGGTAACACTGTATACACTCGATCCCGCCGATCCAGATTTCATTTTTCACTTTCGGCTGATATGCAAATAAAAATAAAGCGGTAACTTTGACTGTCTCCAAGCGGCGGGACCGCGTGTATACTAATCCGTTACCGGTCATGCTATGGCGACAGTGCAACTATTAAACTGACAGATAAAAATTAAACAGACGAGCAACAAATTTTGACATTTAGACAACGACATACAACTAATTTGACTTCCTGACAGTTCGGACTAACGAGCCGACACTCAAGCCAACGCTATAAAAAAATTAAAACACCGCCACCGCACAAAAAAAAATTGAATTTCTATGCCACCGCACAAAACACACTTTCATTTTTTTGCCATCACACGAAGCCAACCCGAAAAAAAATGAAAGAGTGTTTTCTCCACCGCTTTATTCCGCTTCGTAGCAAATATTTCTTGAAAGTATGTTCAATATATTGCACTGAAAAACAAAACCAAATTCTATCTTTGCGACAACTAAAAGCGGGGGCAACGCGATATAAACTGCACAACAATTATGAAACCTACTAAAGTCGGGCAAGTAGCCAAGTTCCACACTCCTAATGAGGACGAAGACCCAAATCAACTTTATGTTGTTTTGGAAATCAAGGGAGACGATGATTCAGCAAGAGTTGACATCAAAGCATTAAACACTGGACTTTCATTTCCACCAATCAACACGGTTAGATTAACTGACTTGGAAGTTGTTCCGGTTGATACAGCAGACCTTGTTGGACATACAGTAATAATCAACAAGGCAGATTACTCACAGGTTTCAGGGAAGGTTATTAAAGTAAGCGAACAACAAATTATGCTTGACCTCACCAAAGGAATTAAAGGAGTAGAAACAAATGTTTGGGTTACGATTCAAGACGAGAACGGCAAAGAACACACAGGAACTTTGTTTGTAAACTAAAATTCTATGACGAAAATTAAATCCAAACCAAAGCCGGAATACTTCCAAGATTACAGACAAAAGATTGGGGACAGTATTCGTGTATTCAGAGAAGAGAATGAATACAGCCAAGATGATTTGGCGGAAATAATGGAAGTCAGCAGAACAACAATTTCAAAAATAGAGAATGGCAAATTTGCCATTAGCATTGATTACATCGTGAAATTCGGATGGTATCTTGATTTTGATTTTGTGTTACTGAAAAAAATCAAAACCGGAAATTCCAAATGAATTGAACAATGACTTACTTAGAATGGAACGAACATATCGCCAAGCTATTTTTCAAACCTGACAACGCAGGTAAGGACATTCTATTCTATTTAACCAGAGAAGATTTAATTAAATATTCAAGAGCAAACTTTAACGGCACAACTGATGAAAACATTTGGGCTGACTTCATTCATGCAATCAAGTTTGACCAACAAGAGAAAAACGATTTCGCTTATCCTTACTCTCCTATTGCCAAACCGCTTGAACTATTTTCAAAATGGAACAAGACAAGCACACCGCCATTCATTGCTTACTTAATTCTTTATGTTATTCCGTTGACAGAAACTTATGAGGAGAATTTTATTTCATCTGCCTATTACGGAAAAGTAAACGCATTCTTCAACAAGTATGAAATCCTAAATCATTTTACTGAAAAAATAATTTGGTGGGGAAACTTCCAAACTATTTCTCCATTGTTTAGTCAACTTGAAGAATGGACTGTAATAACTAACAATTGCGACCTTGGAATTTTTGAACTGAAAAAGTTTGGAAACGAAAATTGGGTTCATGTAGGCAAACCTCTTTCGCAATGTGTGTTTCCACCGAGAGCAATTAAACGATTACCGGAATTATTTCTTCATGCAGGAATGATTCCCGATTCAACCTACCAACCGGCAGAGTTCAAAAAATATTTACTGCAATACGGTTCATCAATTTTGTTGCTGCCAAATAGTGTAATTGATATTATCCGAAAATATGAAACACATGATTTAGGACAATCAATAATTGACACAACAAAAAAGGCATACAAGAATTGGACAGGTGAATCACATTCAGTTGATGAAACCGGAGCAACAGCAAGAACAAAACGCAACGACATTTCTTCAAGAATATTTTTGCAGTTGCAGCTTTTCAGCAACGAAGGAAGAATTGAATTTTCCTACCGGATGAAATCTGCAAATGAATTTGCAGAAGATTTATCTTTCAATGGAATTGAAATCAGAGAGGAGAAATTGGGCTATTCAAAAACTTTGAAGTTACCATTCAAAGAAACCTTTCAACTCAAAGACGATTTCAATAAATGGGTTGCAAAATTTCCTGACAAAGATGTTCGGCTTTTTATCAGTGCAGGTTCACTTCAATTCAGCACTGACTATTGGATTGAAACAGACACACTCACAAAAGCAAATTGGATGTATCTCCTTTGCAAAAATTCTTTGCGTGAGAAAATTTTAAGTTGGGGGAAAAACCAATGCACAAAGTTTGAAGATGAAACTGATTTAGAGAATATGCCTGACGGCATATCTCTTTTCAGGTTTCTCAATCCGAGAGAGGGCATTGATGAAATTCCAGTTCTGACAATCATCAAAGAAAAATTTGTTCAGCTAACTTCAGCATTGGAATTTGATTTCAGAACTTTCACGAATGACTTTTTACCCGAAGTTGAAATTCTAAATTCAGATGGAACAGAAAAGATTTATCTCCAATACAAAAACAACGAGGAGAAATTTTTTCTAAAGAAAAAAATTTCCAACAGCAACCGTTGGTTGCTGCCGGAAGAACTTTCGCTATTTTCTGATTTCAACATTAGAACAGACGAAGAAAAATTTGCAGGGAATGAAACAACTTACAAAGTTGTTTCTGCAAATGGTTCTGCTTTGTTGCTTGATGGAACAAAACTTCCAAAGAGAAATTCATTTGGCAGAACTACCGACCAAGTTCTAACTCAATATTCATTCGGAAGCAATACGGTTGGAATTAACTTAATGAAACAAATTCCATATCAACAACTATTCAGAGGAATCAATGCGGATTCAAACACGGGCAACACACAGCCAACTTACACACACAGCGAGGGGAATATTTTTCTTTCGTTCCTCACATTGAAAGGAACAACAACAGCGAAAGATTTTTATTCAGCATTTGAATTTCTCCATTCAAAATATTTCGGAAACAAACCACACAGCAACAACTTCAATTATTCAAAAGTCAAAAAGGCATCGCTAAATTTCTTTGACTACTTAGGATATTTGGATTACGAGTATGAAACAAAATCAATTGTGGTGAACCCACCACAATTGATTTTCATTCCGGCAAGCAAGGGAAGAAAAGTTTTGTTGATTGGTGGCAGAGATGAAACACTTGTGAATGCAATTATTGCAACAGCACCCAAACACAATTTGCAAGTTGAAATCACAAAACAATTTCAATCAAACGAAGATTTGCTTTTGCCTGATGCGATTACAATAAAATCATTTGGAACAGCTAAGGAAGTGTTCGGAGAAAAAAATCTGATTGCATTCGCAAGCGAACTGAAAATCAAATTCAGTTCAGGAGATTTGGTGCAGGTTGGCTTACAACATTTTTGCAGTGACATTGACGAGTATGAAAAAGATTTGTTTGCAACAAAAGAAACAACGCTGACTTATGAAGATTGGGCAAGGTATATTTTCAATCCCGACACTTTACAACTTGACAAATCATTTTCAGAAAACTTTGATAAGAGTTTTACAATGTTGGAATATCGGTTGAGACCTTGGGAGTTTCACCACCGACTTTGGGCAAATCAAAAGTGTTATGATATTGATAAGAACTGGGGAAAATATGTTGCTCTGAAACATCAAAAGAAACATGTTATTTTGTATGACCGGAATAAAGAGAAAGTTGCAGTTCCTCTTGAATTACCATTACCGAGATTATTAGCAGAATCCATTATGTTGCTTAGTGGATTAGCTCCGGTTTATTCTGAAATTGAAAGCAAGGCATACAGGGTTTACGAGAACATTCCAAGTGTTTTCATTCAGAACTTATTTGATAAACTTAAACAGAAAACTATTGACTTTAATTTTTAATTCAGCACATGAAAGACCCAATTGGTTCATTTGAAATAATAAAAGAAAACTTTATCCGCTATGTTGAAACAGCATTCGGGACAAGGTTTGAAGGCATTGAGAAAGAACGCTACGCTTTACTCAATTACGATAAAGTTCTTTACCGCAAACCCTGGATTGAACCTTTGCCGGATTATGTTTCAAGCAACAAACGAGTTCAAGATTTAACGCTTGAAGATTTGGGAAATGCGTTGAGTGAAGCAGAAGCAAATACATTTAAGGAACTTGTAGCAACTGGTTTGTTTCCATCGTTTGCAAAACTGCATTCTCACCAAGCAGAAATGTTGAAGGAAACATTGAGAGGAAATAATTGCATCATCACATCTGGAACAGGTTCAGGAAAAACAGAATCCTTTTTACTTCCGTTGTTTGCACAACTTTCAAAAGAACTTGCGAATTGGGAAACACCAAACGCAAAACCGGCAAGTGTAAACACATGGTGGAAGTCAGCAACAGAAAGAGGATTGACACCAACTCAAATTGTCAATCCAACTAATTTCACTTTAAGCAATGCAGTAAGACAACGACAACATGAGAAACGACCAGCCGGTGTAAGAGCATTGATTCTTTACCCAATGAATGCTTTGGTGGAAGACCAAATGAGCCGATTAAGAAAAGCACTTGATTCAGACGATACAAGAAATTGGTTAACGGCAAACACAAATGGAAATTCAATTTTCTTTGGAAGATATAAC from Saprospiraceae bacterium carries:
- a CDS encoding PorT family protein, whose product is MKCQNLNIGITANLGLSKVTSNFLVSDDYKVKYTYSGNIGVFIEKEIGNKSSLGAEVLWVQIGGKETTDNKILTAFDGQDLKVVGIISDVAKLNSSYIAFPFYYRVQLNKIGIKIGLQTMFFLFANSSYEATGELNGKPYYGKSNTSGIKFDIIDFGPKIGVEYNLGMSLKLRADYYLGLPDITSDSSPFERKNRQGNLGINYRFNFKEKTSRKEISYDYN
- a CDS encoding helix-turn-helix transcriptional regulator; this translates as MTKIKSKPKPEYFQDYRQKIGDSIRVFREENEYSQDDLAEIMEVSRTTISKIENGKFAISIDYIVKFGWYLDFDFVLLKKIKTGNSK